In Candidatus Persebacteraceae bacterium Df01, a genomic segment contains:
- a CDS encoding xanthine dehydrogenase family protein molybdopterin-binding subunit: MKNLAYLTNTFNSVNSGRRHFLKSVSIAGAGFAVGVFYPRLAVAQSATEGAVKPSAFIRIGVDNIVTVVMKHLEMGQGTYTGLATLVAEELDADWDQIESVGAPADAKLYNNLLWGPMQGTGGSTAMANSFMQMRQVGAAMRAMLVAAAAKQWGISPEQILVNRGLVSHTASQRQATFGELAEAAAQQSPPPLELIKLKSPQDFIYIGKNVSRKDTGKTDGSALYTQDFKTAGLLTAVVAHPPLFGATVRAVNADAAKAVPGVEDVVSIASGVAVLAKDFWTAKKGRDKLLIDWDETEAVKISSGQLMTEYKKMAQEPGMLAVNVGNAGSAMPTAKTVLEAEYEFPFLAHAAMEPLNCAALVTDNACEIWNGGQMQTGDQYSVAALLNIPPENVKINTLYAGGSFGRRGNPKSDYVLEAVNIAKAKKGTPIKLVWTREDDMRGGYYRPMYFHKLRAGLDEDGQLIAWEHRIVGQSIASSTSLIKNDIDITSVIKNGIDITSVEGAVNLPYDIPNIRVELHSPKIGVPVLWWRSVGSTHTAYSTETFIDELAAAAGKEPIDFRLQLLSKHPRHRAVLALAANKAGWDKPAVAGRYRGVAVHESFNSVVAQVVEISLTDDKKVRVERVICAVDCGLAVNPDIVRAQMESGIGYGLAAALTGEITLQDGKVVQSNFHDYKVLRINQMPDIEVHIVPSEAAPTGVGEPGTPPIAPALINALYAATQKRHYRLPLRA, encoded by the coding sequence ATGAAAAATCTTGCATATTTAACCAACACTTTTAATTCAGTTAACTCAGGGCGACGTCATTTCTTGAAATCTGTTTCCATTGCTGGGGCAGGTTTTGCTGTGGGCGTTTTTTATCCGCGCCTAGCGGTGGCTCAATCTGCAACCGAAGGGGCTGTTAAACCGTCTGCATTTATTCGTATTGGAGTGGATAACATCGTAACGGTTGTTATGAAGCATTTGGAAATGGGACAAGGTACTTATACAGGGCTTGCGACTCTTGTCGCCGAGGAGTTGGATGCTGATTGGGACCAAATAGAATCTGTCGGTGCGCCTGCCGATGCCAAGTTGTATAACAATTTGCTTTGGGGGCCTATGCAGGGCACGGGTGGTAGCACTGCTATGGCTAATTCTTTTATGCAAATGCGGCAGGTAGGTGCTGCAATGCGGGCGATGTTGGTTGCTGCAGCGGCAAAACAATGGGGCATTTCACCCGAACAAATTCTAGTTAATCGTGGACTTGTTAGCCACACTGCTTCACAACGTCAAGCGACATTTGGCGAATTGGCGGAAGCAGCGGCGCAACAATCGCCGCCGCCCCTGGAGCTTATTAAACTTAAAAGCCCACAGGATTTTATTTATATTGGAAAAAACGTTTCGCGCAAAGATACCGGAAAAACAGATGGTTCCGCGTTGTACACGCAGGATTTTAAAACGGCAGGGTTGTTGACTGCAGTCGTTGCTCATCCGCCGCTATTTGGCGCAACAGTGCGCGCTGTTAATGCCGATGCTGCCAAAGCTGTTCCGGGTGTGGAGGATGTGGTGTCCATTGCTTCCGGGGTGGCGGTGTTGGCCAAAGATTTTTGGACAGCAAAAAAAGGAAGAGATAAGTTGCTTATTGATTGGGATGAAACTGAGGCAGTCAAAATAAGTTCTGGGCAGCTAATGACCGAATATAAAAAAATGGCACAAGAACCCGGTATGTTGGCAGTTAATGTGGGTAATGCTGGAAGTGCTATGCCGACGGCAAAAACCGTGCTGGAAGCAGAATACGAGTTTCCTTTTTTAGCTCATGCCGCGATGGAGCCGCTCAACTGCGCCGCGCTGGTGACAGATAATGCCTGTGAAATATGGAACGGAGGGCAAATGCAGACGGGCGATCAATATTCGGTAGCGGCGTTATTAAACATTCCTCCCGAAAACGTGAAAATTAATACACTCTACGCGGGCGGCAGTTTTGGTCGTCGAGGTAATCCAAAATCGGACTATGTGCTAGAAGCTGTGAATATCGCCAAAGCCAAAAAGGGGACTCCCATTAAGTTGGTTTGGACTCGGGAAGACGATATGCGTGGTGGATACTATCGGCCGATGTATTTTCACAAATTGCGGGCAGGGTTGGACGAGGATGGGCAGTTAATTGCGTGGGAGCATCGAATTGTCGGGCAATCTATTGCATCCAGTACTTCTTTAATTAAAAACGACATTGACATTACTTCTGTTATTAAAAACGGCATTGACATTACTTCTGTTGAGGGAGCGGTTAATCTGCCTTATGACATACCTAATATACGTGTGGAATTGCATTCACCAAAAATTGGTGTTCCAGTGCTATGGTGGCGTTCCGTCGGATCTACGCACACCGCCTATTCAACGGAAACGTTTATAGACGAACTAGCCGCCGCCGCTGGCAAAGAGCCTATTGATTTTCGATTGCAATTGCTGTCTAAGCATCCGCGTCACCGTGCTGTGCTTGCTTTAGCGGCAAATAAAGCAGGTTGGGATAAGCCGGCGGTGGCCGGACGTTATCGTGGCGTTGCCGTTCACGAGTCGTTTAATAGCGTTGTTGCGCAGGTGGTAGAAATATCGTTAACGGACGACAAAAAAGTTCGCGTTGAGCGCGTTATCTGCGCGGTGGACTGTGGGCTGGCGGTTAATCCGGATATTGTGCGTGCCCAAATGGAAAGCGGCATCGGTTATGGTTTGGCAGCAGCACTTACCGGTGAAATTACGCTGCAAGACGGTAAAGTAGTTCAGTCTAATTTTCATGACTACAAGGTGTTGAGAATTAATCAAATGCCGGATATTGAGGTACATATTGTGCCGTCGGAAGCGGCGCCAACCGGTGTGGGTGAGCCGGGAACGCCTCCTATCGCACCGGCATTAATCAATGCGCTGTATGCAGCAACACAAAAAAGACATTATCGACTACCACTGCGAGCGTAA
- a CDS encoding (2Fe-2S)-binding protein, with product MPVTLTVNDKEHTVDASPDTPLLWALRDYLELTGTKYGCGMALCGACTVHLDDQPVRSCVTPISAVGSRKVRTIEGLQSKEAQAVQAAWEKERVPQCGYCQSGQIMSATALLAGNANPSDEAINTAMAGNICRCATYVRIRQAIKEAAVSLKNA from the coding sequence ATGCCCGTCACATTAACCGTCAATGACAAAGAACATACGGTTGACGCATCGCCTGATACGCCATTACTATGGGCGTTACGTGATTATCTTGAATTAACCGGAACTAAGTACGGCTGTGGCATGGCACTATGTGGCGCCTGCACGGTGCATTTGGACGACCAACCAGTACGTTCTTGCGTTACGCCTATTTCTGCAGTTGGCTCGCGCAAAGTGCGTACGATCGAAGGGCTGCAATCTAAAGAAGCTCAAGCGGTGCAAGCCGCATGGGAAAAAGAACGAGTGCCGCAATGCGGATATTGCCAATCGGGACAGATTATGTCGGCAACGGCATTGCTTGCCGGCAACGCCAATCCTTCCGATGAGGCTATTAACACTGCAATGGCAGGCAATATTTGTCGTTGTGCTACTTATGTACGCATTCGTCAGGCAATCAAAGAAGCTGCTGTCAGTTTGAAAAACGCCTGA
- a CDS encoding Xaa-Pro peptidase family protein yields MFKRGFTEQEYRRRCAAAQEFMTTTDVDVLLLTTEAELFYFSGFYTPFWRSPTRPWFLLLPRTGKPIAVIPSIGEALMKNCHVESIFTWVAPHADDEGISLLAKQLQQQNALRIGMMSGRQSHLRMPQQDFQQLQQKIPDSIFIDVTVAIHAVRQCKSVAEIEKIEHVCDVVSTVFEQVPEWLQIGMTAREAHRRFKIECLLAGVDDVNYLACGNGAGGYVDIISPPDDTLLKDGDIFMLDAGCVIDGYYCDFNRNYALGRISTKSRQAYDTLWRATEAVLAAAKPSTRCCDLFFAMNDVIRVAGYDTASAGRYGHGVGIELTETPSLVEWDKTPLRPGMVIAIEPSLIYADGMTMVHEENIVITDTTARLLTHRASKKMPLISSIESI; encoded by the coding sequence GTGTTCAAACGCGGTTTCACCGAACAAGAGTACCGGCGGCGCTGCGCCGCCGCACAAGAATTTATGACGACTACCGACGTAGACGTTTTATTACTAACAACTGAAGCTGAATTGTTTTATTTCAGCGGTTTTTATACCCCCTTCTGGCGCTCTCCTACCCGCCCTTGGTTTTTGTTACTACCGCGCACCGGCAAACCAATTGCCGTAATTCCATCAATCGGTGAAGCCTTGATGAAAAATTGCCATGTCGAATCTATTTTTACTTGGGTGGCACCACATGCTGACGATGAGGGCATTTCTTTGCTTGCAAAGCAGTTACAACAACAAAACGCTTTGCGTATCGGTATGATGAGCGGCCGACAAAGCCATTTACGAATGCCGCAACAAGATTTTCAGCAACTGCAGCAAAAAATTCCAGACAGTATTTTTATAGATGTTACCGTTGCGATTCATGCTGTTAGGCAGTGCAAATCAGTAGCGGAAATTGAAAAAATTGAGCATGTTTGCGACGTGGTAAGCACCGTGTTTGAACAGGTTCCCGAATGGCTACAAATCGGTATGACAGCACGTGAGGCACACCGGCGGTTCAAAATAGAATGCTTGTTAGCCGGCGTGGATGACGTTAATTATCTTGCTTGCGGCAACGGCGCTGGTGGCTATGTGGACATTATCTCGCCTCCCGATGACACGCTGCTAAAAGATGGCGATATTTTTATGTTGGATGCCGGCTGTGTGATAGATGGCTATTATTGTGATTTCAATCGCAATTACGCTTTAGGACGCATCAGTACCAAAAGCCGCCAAGCCTATGATACGCTGTGGCGGGCGACAGAAGCCGTACTCGCCGCCGCCAAACCCAGTACGCGATGTTGTGATTTGTTTTTTGCCATGAACGACGTCATTCGCGTCGCTGGCTATGACACCGCTAGTGCTGGACGTTACGGACACGGCGTCGGCATAGAATTAACAGAAACACCATCCCTCGTTGAATGGGATAAAACACCACTACGCCCAGGAATGGTTATCGCAATAGAGCCATCGCTGATTTATGCTGATGGGATGACGATGGTGCATGAAGAAAATATTGTCATTACTGATACAACAGCGAGGTTACTGACTCACCGTGCCAGCAAAAAAATGCCGCTTATCTCATCTATCGAGTCAATTTAA
- a CDS encoding DNA recombination protein RmuC: MQVIIGLIENFPALALSGMLLLLLLLLYLISKTSSIEKRASVQVREVRSTVTQRIDEMEVHALKEIKSVIEITQKREAKQIRLELTALTEKTQQMLQGAQVHLEGITDACRQLGANTDVKDALKKLQADTETQGMYLHDQFATIGESIRAQLQDMRDKALVDIAADSRKDRDQLQAAVASMSETVAQAVDRLTAEVDAKLALLENKMDAGIRERWSEALGSIGNLREQLSELSAAGTRMLDFGDNVQALSRILAVRNDTAGLPPARQQLSDLLAQTLPSEHYQLDAPLTNGNKAAALVRFAEPRETVVIDADLPLQTFIDSRAADVSAVVRDEKRVAFGKDVTERIHYVAEQMKGVADVKNTLLFVASEAAFADIHADHRDAVELAISRRIWLVSPTTLLAVLNTANMAIKDYRAQQQLQQISESVSGIMHEAQYFENRLSEVGDQVSAAWRSVRRAESAGSRLVSSVRGITPNTEKLPAANNNVPKS; encoded by the coding sequence ATGCAAGTTATCATTGGATTAATTGAAAATTTCCCTGCCCTTGCTTTGAGCGGTATGCTTTTGTTGCTGCTTTTGTTACTGTATTTGATTAGCAAGACTTCCAGCATAGAAAAAAGGGCCTCAGTGCAAGTGAGAGAAGTGAGATCCACCGTTACCCAGCGTATTGATGAAATGGAAGTACATGCCCTCAAGGAAATAAAATCGGTAATTGAAATAACTCAAAAACGCGAGGCGAAGCAAATAAGATTGGAGCTTACCGCACTTACCGAAAAAACACAGCAAATGCTTCAGGGGGCGCAGGTACATTTGGAAGGAATCACCGATGCGTGTCGGCAATTGGGAGCAAACACCGATGTCAAAGACGCCCTAAAGAAACTGCAAGCGGATACGGAAACGCAAGGAATGTACTTGCATGATCAATTTGCCACCATTGGAGAAAGTATTCGTGCACAGTTGCAGGATATGCGAGATAAGGCGTTGGTGGACATTGCCGCCGATTCCCGCAAAGACCGCGACCAACTTCAAGCCGCGGTAGCTTCCATGTCAGAAACGGTGGCGCAGGCGGTTGACCGCCTTACTGCAGAAGTGGACGCTAAACTGGCGTTGCTAGAAAACAAGATGGACGCCGGCATTCGGGAGCGCTGGTCGGAAGCATTGGGTTCTATTGGCAATTTGCGTGAACAATTGTCCGAACTATCTGCCGCCGGTACTCGCATGCTTGACTTTGGTGATAATGTTCAAGCGCTGTCACGGATTTTAGCAGTACGCAATGATACTGCCGGGCTTCCACCTGCCCGTCAACAACTGTCCGATTTGCTAGCGCAAACACTACCTTCGGAACACTACCAACTGGATGCGCCGCTGACCAATGGCAACAAGGCGGCAGCGCTGGTACGTTTTGCTGAACCGCGGGAAACCGTTGTGATTGACGCCGATTTGCCGTTGCAGACTTTTATTGATTCCCGTGCTGCCGATGTTAGCGCTGTTGTGCGGGACGAAAAAAGAGTGGCTTTTGGAAAGGATGTTACGGAGCGTATCCATTATGTCGCTGAACAGATGAAAGGTGTGGCGGATGTTAAAAACACGTTGTTGTTTGTTGCTTCCGAAGCCGCTTTTGCCGACATTCACGCCGACCATCGTGATGCCGTTGAACTGGCAATTTCACGTCGCATTTGGCTGGTGTCACCCACCACGTTGCTGGCCGTACTCAACACCGCCAATATGGCTATTAAAGATTATCGAGCGCAACAGCAGCTACAGCAAATAAGTGAATCGGTTTCCGGTATCATGCATGAGGCACAATATTTTGAAAATCGTCTTAGCGAAGTTGGAGACCAAGTGAGTGCAGCGTGGCGTAGCGTACGACGTGCCGAGTCCGCCGGTAGTCGGTTGGTCAGTAGCGTTCGTGGTATCACGCCGAATACAGAAAAATTGCCAGCGGCGAATAACAACGTGCCTAAATCGTGA
- a CDS encoding Asp/Glu racemase, which translates to MKNLPYRLTETQRRLLGLIVLQTDETVESDCRQLFSANPTVNLLHTRIAVNDIVSVDNLVAMKTHLTEALALFPEGKAFDAIGYACTSAAAVIGEAEVERLIKNAVNTAFVTNPLTAAKAALAHLQAKRIAYLSPYTENISLMMCQALTTSGLEIVAAGTFNQHSDKKVAAIDAPSICRAVEELTRKTAVDVVFISCTNLQCMDVIQFCQKQFKTTVLSSNLVLIWHLAKLSGSTLPKLCQF; encoded by the coding sequence ATGAAAAATTTACCTTATCGCCTGACAGAAACGCAGCGACGATTATTGGGATTAATCGTCCTGCAGACAGACGAAACAGTAGAGAGCGACTGTCGGCAATTATTTTCCGCCAACCCAACCGTGAATTTACTACACACTCGTATTGCCGTTAACGACATTGTCTCTGTGGACAATCTGGTGGCAATGAAAACACATCTGACCGAAGCATTAGCATTATTTCCGGAGGGAAAGGCGTTTGATGCTATTGGCTACGCCTGCACGTCGGCGGCAGCCGTCATCGGTGAGGCGGAGGTTGAGCGGTTAATAAAAAACGCCGTTAACACCGCTTTCGTAACCAACCCATTAACGGCAGCCAAAGCGGCGTTGGCACACTTGCAAGCAAAACGCATTGCTTATCTGTCACCCTATACCGAAAATATTTCATTGATGATGTGCCAAGCACTGACCACAAGCGGTTTAGAGATTGTTGCCGCAGGTACCTTTAACCAGCACAGCGACAAAAAAGTTGCTGCTATTGACGCGCCAAGCATCTGCAGGGCAGTGGAGGAACTCACACGTAAAACAGCGGTCGATGTCGTTTTTATTTCTTGCACTAATCTGCAATGTATGGACGTTATTCAGTTCTGTCAAAAACAATTCAAAACAACTGTATTGTCCAGTAATTTAGTTTTAATCTGGCACTTAGCAAAGCTTAGCGGATCGACTCTCCCAAAATTGTGTCAATTCTGA
- a CDS encoding diaminopropionate ammonia-lyase, which yields MNNLLYKIHGCLHQNIDIAQVLPIINSILSDAQMDEAYATICQWENYHPTPLCALDNTAAQFGLRKVYYKDESLRFDLSSFKALGGAYAVEKLVQQHRQTGGTDYTVTTATDGNHGRSVAWGAARAGCKAKIFVHRHVSKERTAAIAAYGAEIIRTDGNYDDSVNECARFAADNDWQIVSDTSWEGYTAVPTLIMAGYSVLVRELLEQLDAQKPTHVIVPAGVGGLLAAVAACLARFVQPFPRLIAVESVYADCLLQSAKNRALTTVDIQQETLMAGLSCGCPSLLAWEIAAATTSDFISIDDAAIGTTMRRLAAGDYGTPLVGGECSAGGLTALQAMSQLSWDEKREFALNEDSVVLLFGTEGITDESAYRQLTQ from the coding sequence ATGAACAATTTACTTTATAAAATTCATGGTTGCCTTCATCAAAACATTGATATTGCACAAGTGTTACCGATTATTAATAGTATCCTATCCGACGCGCAAATGGATGAAGCATACGCAACCATTTGCCAGTGGGAAAATTATCACCCGACACCGTTGTGTGCATTAGACAATACCGCAGCTCAATTCGGCTTGCGCAAAGTTTATTACAAAGACGAGTCTCTTCGGTTTGATTTGTCATCGTTTAAAGCACTGGGCGGTGCCTATGCGGTAGAAAAGCTCGTCCAACAACACCGTCAAACTGGCGGAACTGACTACACTGTTACCACTGCCACTGACGGCAATCATGGTCGTTCTGTCGCTTGGGGAGCGGCTCGTGCTGGATGCAAAGCTAAAATTTTTGTTCATCGGCACGTCAGCAAGGAACGAACAGCGGCAATTGCCGCTTATGGCGCAGAAATCATCCGCACGGATGGCAATTATGATGATTCCGTCAACGAATGCGCTCGCTTCGCTGCCGACAACGATTGGCAAATTGTTTCTGACACTTCGTGGGAAGGCTATACTGCCGTCCCCACGTTAATTATGGCAGGGTACTCCGTTTTAGTTCGCGAATTGCTGGAGCAACTAGATGCGCAGAAACCAACCCATGTTATTGTTCCCGCCGGTGTTGGTGGATTACTGGCGGCCGTTGCTGCTTGTCTTGCGCGTTTTGTGCAACCGTTTCCACGCCTTATTGCTGTGGAATCCGTTTATGCTGACTGTTTATTGCAAAGCGCCAAAAATCGGGCACTTACAACGGTTGATATTCAACAGGAAACACTAATGGCGGGTTTGTCTTGTGGCTGTCCGTCACTTCTGGCGTGGGAAATTGCGGCTGCTACCACAAGTGATTTTATTTCCATAGATGACGCCGCCATCGGAACAACTATGCGCCGACTGGCAGCTGGTGACTATGGCACACCGCTTGTTGGTGGTGAATGTTCAGCCGGTGGGTTAACCGCTTTACAAGCAATGAGCCAACTTAGCTGGGATGAAAAACGCGAGTTTGCCTTGAATGAGGATTCTGTTGTCTTATTATTCGGCACCGAAGGCATAACTGATGAAAGCGCTTATCGGCAATTAACCCAATAG
- the purB gene encoding adenylosuccinate lyase, with protein MVSILLGALSPLDGRYKQQVAPLAAHFSESALIRQRAGIELAWLKTLAPLFDFSRDTDLAKLNSIVVDDNAAAAIKDIEKTTRHDVKAVEYWLTTRLQELRLTELCPLTHFGCTSWDINNIALARMVTGALQETMSPALADIISALRQRADKCATQPMLARTHGQPASPTTVGKEFANFAARLSPRAQKIAICRLPGKMNGAVGNYNAHIVARADLDWPRIAKTFVESQGLRFASHTTQIEPYDDLADLFGLLRGVNIILLDFCRDMWGYIALDYFVQQAVAGEVGSSTMPHKINPIDFENAEGNIGVANALFSHFSDKLPVSRWQRDLSDSTVLRNIGTAFGHTLLAWSAVLRGLQRVTLNRQVLENDLDANWQVLAEAVQTVIRAENAGDNAYEQLKEFSRGATVDKERLQAFIHKLPVSDGAKARLLALTPRDYCGIAARLAQETA; from the coding sequence ATCGTGAGTATTTTGCTTGGTGCACTCAGTCCTTTAGACGGGCGTTATAAGCAACAAGTTGCGCCGTTGGCGGCGCATTTTAGTGAAAGCGCACTCATTCGCCAGCGAGCGGGAATTGAACTGGCGTGGCTTAAAACGCTGGCGCCACTGTTTGATTTTTCTCGCGATACAGATTTAGCAAAGCTGAATAGCATTGTTGTGGATGACAATGCTGCAGCGGCTATTAAGGACATTGAAAAAACTACGCGGCACGATGTTAAGGCGGTGGAATATTGGTTGACCACACGTCTGCAGGAGCTGAGGCTAACGGAGTTGTGCCCACTGACACATTTTGGCTGCACATCGTGGGATATTAACAATATCGCGCTGGCGCGGATGGTTACCGGTGCCCTACAAGAAACCATGTCGCCGGCATTAGCAGATATTATTAGTGCACTGCGACAGCGCGCTGATAAATGTGCTACCCAGCCAATGCTAGCACGCACACACGGACAACCAGCATCACCGACTACGGTGGGAAAAGAATTTGCTAATTTTGCAGCCCGTCTGAGTCCGCGGGCACAAAAAATTGCTATTTGTCGGTTACCCGGAAAAATGAACGGCGCCGTAGGAAATTACAACGCTCACATTGTTGCTCGGGCGGATTTGGATTGGCCGCGTATTGCCAAAACTTTTGTGGAATCGCAGGGATTACGGTTTGCTTCTCACACCACGCAGATTGAGCCTTATGATGACTTAGCCGATTTGTTTGGTTTGCTGCGCGGTGTTAACATTATTTTGCTGGATTTTTGCCGCGATATGTGGGGCTACATTGCACTAGATTATTTCGTTCAGCAGGCTGTGGCGGGCGAAGTCGGCTCTTCCACGATGCCGCACAAAATCAATCCTATTGACTTTGAAAATGCCGAGGGCAATATCGGTGTCGCTAACGCTTTGTTTTCACATTTTTCTGACAAATTACCGGTTTCCCGTTGGCAGCGTGATTTGAGCGATTCTACCGTTTTGCGCAATATCGGCACCGCCTTTGGTCACACATTATTGGCTTGGAGTGCCGTTTTGCGTGGACTACAAAGAGTAACCCTTAATCGGCAAGTGCTAGAAAACGACTTGGATGCTAACTGGCAGGTGTTGGCAGAAGCCGTGCAAACAGTTATTCGCGCGGAAAACGCCGGTGACAATGCGTACGAGCAACTCAAAGAATTCTCCCGCGGTGCAACCGTAGATAAAGAACGGTTACAGGCGTTCATTCACAAATTGCCAGTTAGTGATGGCGCTAAAGCGCGCCTGTTAGCGCTGACCCCGCGTGATTATTGTGGTATTGCCGCAAGATTGGCGCAAGAGACAGCATAG